In Plectropomus leopardus isolate mb chromosome 21, YSFRI_Pleo_2.0, whole genome shotgun sequence, the DNA window AGACATCCCAGGACTCTGTCTCCATGGCAGCCGCCCACATTAGCCCCCTCTCTGCCCCCAAACCTCCCCCCATGGACTGGCATCAGGAAGGCTCCAGCAGCGGGGAATGGTCATCCAAAGGAGGCACTCAGCCCTCAAACATCATCCTCCCAACCGTCGCCCTCCACCCTTTGGCCTTGCTCCAATTGACCCAAACTTCCAGCCTGGCTCATGACGACACTCCCGTTCATGGAGTGACCCCAAACACTGTGAGCACTCAGCCGAAGGAGCCGAGCTCTGGTAATGTAAACCGAGGCCACATGCACAAATTGGTAAGGGTACCTCAAGTCCATAACCCAGTTACTGTCAGCACTAACCAGGCCAGCCGCAGCAAAGCTCCCAGCACAGCGGCCCCAAATATAGATGTGGAATCTACTGCCAGGGGAGCTCTGAACCCCCCGGCTCCTCAGTCCAGCTCTGGATCAGACAGAGGAGACGCGCTCGCTGCACACCACATAGAGCCTCAGAAGTTGCGAGTAAAGGAACCCACAGACCCGGCGCAGAGGCATGTTCCAGATCTGAAGCGCCCGcccctttcttcttctgctgacGCTGCACCAGGCCTGAAACTCAGGGAGCATGCACGGGGCGCCCCAGAGCTGACCGCACACCACACCATCACCCTGAGGGAGGTGCACGCAGGGGGCGAGGCCCCCACTGATGAACTGTCGCTGGAGCCGACGGCGGGGGCAGTTACTCCGGTCCAGAGCCCACCTGGGATTTTAACTTCCACCGCATCCACTCCAGCGCTGTCCACCGAGCTCAAGACACTGAATCCAACAATCATCCCAGACACCCAACCCGCACCCAACGAGACCACCACTGAGGAGAGGCGTGCGCAGGTGGTTCAAGGTAACGGCACAGACTTTACCCCAGTGGCACATTCGTTGGGGAATGTGACTGCACACGAAGGGCTGCTCTCTAACAGCAGCTCGGCCGAGGACGCGCCCGCTCAGGGGAACTTCTCGGAGCCCCTCTCCACAGCCCCCGGGAACTTCCTGATCAGACAGGTGCCTGCCACAACCCAGGACCCCTGGACGCCCGGCAACAGCTCAGGCCCCACCGTTGCCCCCCCGCCGCGCCACATGACCATCTGCTTGAGCAGGATGGACTTTGTGTGGATCGTGCTGGCCATCAGTGTGCCTGTGTCCTCGTGCTGTGAGTAATTTCAGAGCAGCTTGAAATTAATGAATGTGATGACCTTGACTTTAAACCtttcacaaaaaacatctacttaaaggaatagttctaCATGTGCTTTGTTGCAGAGAGAAAACCAATAGCACTCTGACATTTGagagtgtttttaatgtaactcTGAAAGAAAAGTATTTACCCAACTTTTCTTTTGATCGAAacgactcatttcactatctagatttaagccatccagtttgataacatttggaacgtctaaaagagccgcaagattaaATTCTTTAGACCGACATTCAAGTTTCCAGTCCACAAGTATCATGGACCCTTAAATGCAGAAAATCCAGGTACTCTCCTACCGTGGAAatagaggttttttttggcttcatgcgctactgagcagctttcacaagaatgaactGGACCCCGCCTCTGTGCTGTATCCAGAtcctcttaatacatccatgattgTGGCTCACAAGAATGTCCGtaaacttaaattaataaaacaaaatatgtttcagtAGTATATAACTGTTAcgtaacttttactttttgtcattatggaAAGGCACGGaagaaaattgaaataatttaataattaaaagctaaaatatcAAGCAGTAATTTTGAGGCCCactgcagtaactctgaggaccccAGAGGGATCCCTAACCCCCTGATGAAGATCCAGGCAGGAGACCTTTAAGGAAACTTTCCCCCGAGGTCACGGCAGtgttattttgtaataaaatgcTGTAATTTAGTCATTTCAAACCCTCGCTTTTCTCTAACTCTCTTGGTTTACACTCGCTTCAATAAGTGATCTCCCTCATTTCTTCGAAAGCCTTTTGACAGCCTGCAGACACCCTTCAGGGCTTCATCTTGTTGCATTAAATTGGAGAGTGAAATAGCATAATAACAGGAGGGATTGgagagtattttttaacaagcagTAGAGATGCACCTCAggcaaaacacactttatttggGAATAAGGATTTTTTGAATGATTTCTAAACATTTCTTATAGAGAGACtgagtgctttgttttttttagatagcTCAAAATGACAACAGGACACACCACCAGTTGCTGTCTCAAACAGTGTTTTAAGGTGGTATTTATCTTGTAACAGTGGCATGTTGTCGTGAAACATGACAGCCTCTACCTGAGCGTCTAGCGTGGGCGCTTTCAGACGTTATTTGAAGCAGCAGCTCTTCCAGTCCCTGCACTAACCCCTCGTCTTCCTCTCTGCCCGCTCTAGCTGTTCTTTTGACTGTGTGCTGcatgaggaggaagaagaagtcGTCAAGTCAAGAGAACAACCTCAGCTACTGGAACAACGCCATCACCATGGACTACTTCAGCAGGCACGCCGTGGAGTTGCCCAGAGAGATACACACTCTGGAGAGTGAGGTACAAACTACTGGCACACTGACTCTATTAGTGCTCAGAGCTGCACCCAGAAGTGGAGGGACGTTTACTTGATGTTTCACTATTAGTCAGCAGAAAGGTTTTAATTCGTACGGAAACAACAAAAGAGCGTCCATGTTCAATCTCCCCTGTCAGCACGCCCCGAGGCCCGCTGAAGCGTGACGCTGTCTTACTACGATTTACAGAGATGCTCTTTAGGAGCAAGCAAAAAGAGAATTTCCCTGCAGGGAATCCATTAAAATTACACGTTAGTAGTTCGTTTTTCACGTTTAGTAAATTGATTTCAAAGTACTATCAGTCATTAAATGTATGTGATAAAACTTCAACTTCAATTTAATTTACAAGGACAGTTTTTAAACCtttctgccaaaaaaagatCCTGCAAGTCATTATAGTGAGACATTTTCTCGAAATGATGAGTTAGTGTctttaaataatgactttgtgGCTCtcctcttattttgaaaacgtCATTCTTTCCAGATAGCAGTTAATTTTTAagatattcattattttcacatatttagtcattattttcagatacttagacattatttttgagataataagtcattatttttgagatactaagtcattattttcacatacttagtcattattttaagatagtAAGTCATTATTACAAGATAGTAATTTGataatgtttataataataatgtcttttaaaagtttgtcaTCAAACTGGGATactaattcattattttgagaaagtttctcatggTAAGAGAGgatcttttttgttattattaagtCTATTTCTGTGATACtaactcattttaaaatactaagttattattttcaaaatgtttgtcaTCATTCTGAGACACTAAGTccttattttgagaaagtttatCATTGTCAAGAGagtatttttatcttttcaccacattggcagaaatgggcttccatacaaCGACACAGAGACAAGCAGATAAATGAGCTTTATGTAACAGAAAGGACTGTAGCTACAAATTATtgtttacaattattattacaCATATAATACAGCTGGATTGGATTTTTAGGcagcataaaaaatgaataaaaacacgTTTAGTTTTGTATTGAGTGCATCAGCTGCGTTTTTAGTGCTTGGTAGCACCATCTGGTGGAAATGGTTGTATATAACACTGATATCGTTATTCAGTCAGTATTAAATGTGCAATCTGCCTTCTTTCCTTCCTTATTTCATTATGATTCAGCATTGCTTTGTTATGTTtgcatgctgttgtttttatcacagTCTCTCTCACCTCTTTCTTTTATTCATCCATTGCTCGATTTGCGTCCCTGTGCTGCCTGTGGGGGCGTCAGGAGAGGGAAGCAGAGGTTGGATCATGTGTAGGATGCCCCTGGTGACACCCAGGTGTTGTCCCCCCCCCCTGTGTGTTTAACCCGTCTCTGTAGAAAAGCAGCCTCGTAGCTTCTCCTGGTGCTTTAGATAAATGACAGTGCTCCGGGAGAAATGATCATAAACCTTAAATGAAGTTAGATTTGATCGGATCTTGACGATAAAACGGCCTCATGGTACAAATTcacacctccctcctcctccagcactGCCTTATTACTGCTGACTCACCGTCAACAATCATCCCTCCCTTTTACATCTCCCCCTCCGCCTCCTTTTCTATGTCTGTTCATGTAGCTTTGTCAGATATCTTGTTCACCATCTTCTTAAAAAGCCTCAGGGTGCTCCAAACCCATATTTTATTCTGTGCGCTTCCTGTAGATAGATACAGTAGACTGCAGCCCTAACAGTGCGCTCTGAATCATGAATCACAGCTGctgtttaacagtttttttctgcatgtgcaTTTGCAGGATCACGACACCTGTCTACCCCCTAATGGAGACTACAGCGGCAGCAGCGTGGTCCTGGTTAACCCTTTCTGCCAGGAGACCCTCTTCATCAACAGGGACAAAGCTTCTGCCATctagagacagaaaaaaagagacactgtCGGATTCTCCTCTTCTACTCCCCCTGCTGTTGTTGTCTATTTTATAAATGTGGTAAATATTCAGAGactttatactgtatatgacaAACACAAGCTGAGAGAAGAGATGACGTAAACAGACACTATTTACTATGAGGATGCACCTGCATATTTTTCTGATGTACATTTTCTACAAAAAGGCTTAATTGTGATAAAaggtttttattgtctttataaAATACAGAGTATATGTGGTTTTGTTTCATTACGGTGGCTTGATGGTGAGTGCACTGTGGGTGTCGCCACATGAAATCTGCTTTAGAGAGAGAAACgtgctatgaaaaaaaaattaaagctgttctttgtaattttattttacctttaagATCAATCCCAAATTACTTATAGCCTGTTGAACTTGAATATAGCACCTATACGTTCATGGGGGAAATAGAGATACTGTGTGTGAGATCAGGGCCCATATTTATCAAACTGAGATACACTTAcactctaaaaaacaaaaacaaaaattaatgcaACAGTTTATTACAACTTATAATAAAATCCTTTGCAACAAATGAACTACGATGATTTAGGGGAATGAGCTTCTCTTCTATCATCAAAGACATGTTTAAGTATTGTTTACTTAATAACTGATCgtaaaacacaagtttttaagtaagaaaataaagttgtttggCCTGCAGGTTCCTAACACAATCATAACTACGTTTGTCCAGCCATTTTAGTGTCGGTGGAGAAAAGTTAAGGCAATTTAATTTCCTTACTACAGCTTAGATTTTGCTCAATTAACACAGaaatttgagtttaaattgCACGCAATATTAAGTTGATGTAATCATCAACATTATTAAGTCAACTTATCAAAATTGTGTTTGAAGCTTAAAGGTTTATCTAGAtgaataaatttgaatttttatccTGCAATCATGCATTTAATTAGGCGGTGGTGATAAGTCTCCTTAATTACTTTTTAGAGTCCAAACCaaggattaaaatgttttccaaaaagttaagaaaaatgcatttttatcagGCAAACAGCAAAAGTGTAGGCGTAACCTTTAATGGAAcaacccccaaatcaaaaatacatatttctccCCTGacctgcagtgctgtttatGAGTTTACACTGTTTTCGTTATGATTTGCCGAgcgttggagatatcggctgtagaggtATCTCTCGTTCTCTCGTTCATTTTCTCGCTCTCAACATGGGATTTGATGCttcaaactcttaaaaaaaaatcatttcattcCCATTCGAGGAGCATAACTGGATTAGGTGTGAGTGTTATTCGCTCTGCTGATGTCAGTGTCCAGAGCGGGCAGATCCGTAGTTTCATACTGAGGAAATGCTgcgtttttggcttcatgtgtcaatgacaaaatttcatagaaaaaaacagagcccCACTTCAAATACCTGTTTTTCGCATCAGCCGCCGTATTTCTCTTTCATGCTTGGCCCACAAGataagtttcagttctgcaacctcaccactagatgtcatgAAATCCTACTCTCTGGACCTTTAAGTCTGCAATTGAATTTTTAGCAGTTTGATAAATTCGGGCCCAGATTTTGATGATTTGAATATTTGGGGGATTGCATCTGGCAGTTTTGAGATGAAATTGACTTAAAACGGCTTTCCCCCTGATGTGTCACCAGCTTCTCTTAAGAGGGACCACATAGATGTCTTAATTCCTTATGTTGGCCCTTTATGGATATTTatcagtgtgtgcgtgtgaatgccctgtttgtgcatgtaagCATACTGTGTGAGTGTGGACGGATGAGCCCCCTTTAACCAAATatcactgttcctttaagtcaGACAAGACTTTGTATCACTCTCAGCTCAGTTtgatctgtttctctctgtgtgtccgtctgtctgtccgtctgtctgtctgtctcttgtcCGTATCGTGGAGTGGCTACTGGTTATAGCCAAGTTTGAGAAAAAGTTTCTCAGCACTGTAGGAAACAATTAGACCAACCTTGCTACTGTAAATGTCTCCCTTCATAAATAACGTGTCTGTCCATCGATGCAAACCGTGTTTGTTGAAATGTTGAATGATTGTGAATTAGTTGCTGGACCACACGTTAGAGGCTGTCAAAAATGTCGACCAATAAAACACTGAGATAAATAATGTATGCTGAATATTTACTGTGAGCACATACAGAggcagtttaatttaaaaaaaataataaaaaaaagaagagcatttaaatatttttgtttaattattgaaCCTGTGGTCCttctttcatctgtttttattttgcatcgCTGCGGTTTTTATTCAATAATCAACGCTGCCTGCCTCTATTGTCGCTGAAGATTTTCTGCATTGTGAGATGTTGTTCAGAGATCACTGATtcaaaaagtgatgttgaatGACACGGTTAAACATATTGATATTTCCTGCATTGGATGCTCACAGCTGGGCTTCTTGTTTTGCACGCTCAAAAGTGGATATTTTACAAAACGTTCAGTGGCACGGTGGAGCAGTGTTcaacattatgtattttttgtactgtagtatacactgtactttttactgctgagcaataaaacaaagaaaaaaacgtgGACTCGACTTTTTTGATTTATCCTCTTCAAATTGATCAACATACATCCACTCATAATGCCACAAAGCCCCCCCAAATTGTTGAGTGTTTGACCTACTTTACTGCACGTGTTAGTTAGATATCATACTTAGTGTTTTACTACATAACAAAGCAGCGTAAACAGTCTTGCCGACCACAGCACATCCATTGATGTGCATGCTGCAGCATGCTGGAATTTTCTCTTTGTCCACCGGCGCTGCATGCGGACAAGTGACCTCCAGCACTATTTGATGTCAGTTCAATAATCTGTTTACAAGCCTGCTTCACTGTTGAGGAGAGGCTTAATTTGATGAGTGTTATTAACAGATTTGTGAGCTTGTTCAAATCCGGCCAAACGTGACAGTTCAAATTTCaacagtgtctttttttggccaaaatttGAAATTGGTCCAAACATAATCCCAAGAGGCAGTATTGCAGGAGTTTAAAGTTTGTTAAGAGGTAATATTTAGTCAAAATGAGATGTGTCAGTTCcaagtaatattttaaaatccatCTATTTAGATCGTGATGACGGTTCTTTATTTAACCTCCTTTGTAAACAATTGCATGAATGCATGCACTTTGTAACACTGCTTTGAAAAGCGCTCTTTAAATTAAGGTTTGTTTAGTACATTGTGCttcaaagacattaaaattgaatttaaaatgtttttgcattaatttaagaggttttttcaaaaataccataaaataaaaatgtaatattgtcattttatgtcaatcagactttttttatgcttatttacTCTAATTTTACTACCGTCTATATACtttactttatatataattCATGCAGTTGCAAGCATATTATTTCTACTATATGtgagcaaaaaaggaaagtaatatatatttttttaatttattctaaaatttaaaaaaatttgaatatttttaagacATCAAACTTgaatttaagttaattttgcATATAACTTTAGAgggttttggttaaaaataaattaaaataagaatgtagtgttttaacatttctgttttgctaTTATTTACTCCTActgtaatattatttatattcataatatttAATTCTTGCAACTGCTAGCATATTGTTACTactatatttaaacaaaaagaaaagtagtaaaaacataaatatttttaaaggaacttgtaatgtaattattttattttatttatttattttgccaaatAGATTTCTGTTTTACCATCATTTACTCTTATTGTACTATAATTTCTATTCATTGTATTTAATTCCTTCAACTGCAAGCATATTGTTACGATATTTAAGCAAAGGTGTGCATGCACAACCAATCCAAACTTGGAGCAGATGCTGAATTAAATATgagtaaataaacagtaaacaaaaagtaaatgtcctctttttccctttttttttttttcgttttttactgctgttatatttttaacaagaagaaatgtagtaaaaacagaaatatttaatgaaattcaacaaaatttcatatttaattttagatgatttttcaaaaattaaaacacaataaaaggagattgaaatattttattccattttctgctgtttatatttagttttactATCATTTGCTATTATTATGCTATCAATAACTCTCTGTCTGCGCTAAACTCCggtcttagctccatgtcattctacactgctgactttatttttatttatatttattcagatactgttccgcactttacacatgtatatgtatagatatgtacagtctcttagtttttttcttaggtttttttaagcatattcctttatattctattaataatgtgtgctctttattctctgttcttactgcatggcgctgctacatcccaatttctcagttttgagatcaataaagtatatacctatctatctatctatctatctatctatctatctatctatctatctatctattactATCATATATATTCATTACACTTAATTCCTGCAAATGCAAGAATTTTGTCactacttgaaaaaaaaatatattatataaatatattttcacattaaattttAGGTGggtttttaactaatttaaactaattttaaataaaattaaaacttttttttttttgctcgtaGTATTTCCGGCTCAGGGTCGAGGTGTTTCCGGGTGACGGTACAGATTTGTCAAATAGCCCGTGCATGGCATGGTTGTCAGGATAGCCATCGAGTCAGCTACAGATCCCGGGTGGACAATTTTTATCAGCCTGTAACAGAAGTCAAACCGTCAGAGGAAGGACTAACTCCATATTTAGTGACCGT includes these proteins:
- the tmem108 gene encoding transmembrane protein 108, with amino-acid sequence MKTSLQVLRCQLLSVLAFLALPVGLVSSAQELYLSQTSQDSVSMAAAHISPLSAPKPPPMDWHQEGSSSGEWSSKGGTQPSNIILPTVALHPLALLQLTQTSSLAHDDTPVHGVTPNTVSTQPKEPSSGNVNRGHMHKLVRVPQVHNPVTVSTNQASRSKAPSTAAPNIDVESTARGALNPPAPQSSSGSDRGDALAAHHIEPQKLRVKEPTDPAQRHVPDLKRPPLSSSADAAPGLKLREHARGAPELTAHHTITLREVHAGGEAPTDELSLEPTAGAVTPVQSPPGILTSTASTPALSTELKTLNPTIIPDTQPAPNETTTEERRAQVVQGNGTDFTPVAHSLGNVTAHEGLLSNSSSAEDAPAQGNFSEPLSTAPGNFLIRQVPATTQDPWTPGNSSGPTVAPPPRHMTICLSRMDFVWIVLAISVPVSSCSVLLTVCCMRRKKKSSSQENNLSYWNNAITMDYFSRHAVELPREIHTLESEDHDTCLPPNGDYSGSSVVLVNPFCQETLFINRDKASAI